From one Mya arenaria isolate MELC-2E11 chromosome 4, ASM2691426v1 genomic stretch:
- the LOC128232397 gene encoding C-type lectin domain family 17, member A-like isoform X1 — protein sequence MKFVMILAFSFILKVALGNTVLQSSCQLDLETTVSKSLELLKNALGRAGECSPTCPNGWLSYESSCFLFGNAPSTFADAETFCEDRDSHLVYIKDNSENTFLKDTAREMKPRHWWIGLTDKVVDGEWLWGDGSETTFTDWHTNEPNGDGECGHLHYGADYAWNDVSCTHSSNPSPICEK from the exons ATGAAGTTCGTAATGATTCTTGCCTTCagctttattttaaaagttgcCTTAGGTAACACCGTTCTTCAAAGTTCCTGCCAATTGGACCTAGAAACAACTGTGTCAAAGAGTTTGGAACTATTGAAAAACGCTCTTGGGAGAg CAGGAGAATGTTCACCCACGTGTCCAAATGGGTGGCTGTCTTACGAGAGCTCCTGTTTTTTGTTTGGAAATGCTCCTTCGACGTTTGCAGATGCCGAG ACCTTTTGTGAAGACAGAGACAGTCACCTTGTCTATATCAAAGACAATTCAGAAAACACATTCCTCAAAGACACTGCTCGTGAAATGAAAC CTCGCCACTGGTGGATTGGTCTGACGGACAAGGTTGTCGACGGCGAATGGCTCTGGGGCGATGGATCAGAAACGACATTTACTG ATTGGCACACAAACGAGCCGAATGGTGACGGAGAATGTGGTCATTTACATTACGGTGCAGACTACGCATGGAATGACGTTTCGTGTACTCATAGTTCAAACCCTTCTCCGATTTGCGAAAAATAG
- the LOC128232397 gene encoding C-type lectin domain family 17, member A-like isoform X2, with the protein MKFVMILAFSFILKVALGNTVLQSSCQLDLETTVSKSLELLKNALGRGECSPTCPNGWLSYESSCFLFGNAPSTFADAETFCEDRDSHLVYIKDNSENTFLKDTAREMKPRHWWIGLTDKVVDGEWLWGDGSETTFTDWHTNEPNGDGECGHLHYGADYAWNDVSCTHSSNPSPICEK; encoded by the exons ATGAAGTTCGTAATGATTCTTGCCTTCagctttattttaaaagttgcCTTAGGTAACACCGTTCTTCAAAGTTCCTGCCAATTGGACCTAGAAACAACTGTGTCAAAGAGTTTGGAACTATTGAAAAACGCTCTTGGGAGAg GAGAATGTTCACCCACGTGTCCAAATGGGTGGCTGTCTTACGAGAGCTCCTGTTTTTTGTTTGGAAATGCTCCTTCGACGTTTGCAGATGCCGAG ACCTTTTGTGAAGACAGAGACAGTCACCTTGTCTATATCAAAGACAATTCAGAAAACACATTCCTCAAAGACACTGCTCGTGAAATGAAAC CTCGCCACTGGTGGATTGGTCTGACGGACAAGGTTGTCGACGGCGAATGGCTCTGGGGCGATGGATCAGAAACGACATTTACTG ATTGGCACACAAACGAGCCGAATGGTGACGGAGAATGTGGTCATTTACATTACGGTGCAGACTACGCATGGAATGACGTTTCGTGTACTCATAGTTCAAACCCTTCTCCGATTTGCGAAAAATAG